The genomic DNA AGTGGGCCAGCTCATGCCCTAGCGAGAATCGCCTTCGTCCGAGGTTGTCGTCCATCGCGACGCTGATGACGGCATGATCACCGGCGGCAACCAAACGTGCCGCGCAACCGTCGAGCTTTCTGTATATGACGTGAGCACCACTGGCGCTGGCAATGGCCTCTAGATCAATATGCTCGGGCCTCCTGACGCCATGCTCCCAGAGCAAGCGCTCAGGGCGACTGAGCTGATCGACATCAACGGCCATCATCGGCGTCAGGGATCTTGCCCATCAGAACAAGATCGTCATAGAGCGTTTCTAGATCGGCATCGCTCTGGCGGCTTCCTTCTCGGAATGCAGTAGCCAGTTGTGGCTCGGCCGCGAAAGCTTGCGCGATGCGTTCTTTGATTCGATCCAGCGCAGGTCGTCGCGACGTCTTGGGAAGCACTCGGACCTGCATGGTCGCCTTGGCGGCCGCAGCTTGTTGGCGAAGGCTGGCTGCGAGAACGTCGTCGAGGCTCGCTGCAATGCTTGCGGCCAACTGATCGGGATCAGTACCCTCAGCGGCGAGCTCGGCCCGAATGTCTTCGTCAGACGTGGCTTCGAGGTCCTTGAGTGCCAGCGCTCGAACTGCGACGAGCGTCTTCTGAGATTCGTTGGTCATCGTTGTCTCCGTCCTGGCATCAATTTGTCCACCTGCCTCCTCAGTCTCCGCCGCGCCGTGTCATAGGTCTTTTGATCAAGGCCGAACAAGGCAAGTACCTCCGCTACTGACAAGTCAGCCTTCTCCCCCTCGATGACCGCAAGCACCTCTTGATCGTCTTTGAAGTGGGCTTCAATGAATTGCGCGTCCGCCCGAGCCCGCTGCTGCCTATCAGCTGCGTCCTCCACCTCAATGGCTTGCTCCACAACGTCAGTGTTCCAGCCACCAGCCCGGTAAATCATCGTGTCAACGTCCCTGGCCTCGCCCGCAATGGCTTCCAATCGGTCGGTCTGGGTTTGACCAAGCGACTCCCGGGAGGAGTCGGCGATGCTGTCCATGCAGCCAGACAGAAATGCCGGAAGCGGCACCCGGTCAATAGGCCAAGGACGTCCGCGTTCACCGTCCTGTTTGGCCCCGCTTGCTGCAATGAGGGCGCGCTTCACTGCTTCATTGAGCAACTCCTGGGGATCCGTGTACTCGGTACCCCAGACAAGCAGCCTAGCTCTTGCTAACAGGCGTAGCCGCTCGGCGGAAGTCAGCATCAACACTGAACGGGATAACTCCTCAACACTGGCATGTCGTTCTGAAGGCGGTTTCGGTGGCACGGCTCCTCCTTGGGCTTTTATGTGTGCGGTCTTCATTTTCAATGCGGACAGCGATGTAGCTATTGTCCGCGCCGGATTCTGCGACCGCACACCTATATAGCGGCAATCACGCCGTGACAAGGAGTCTCGATATGAGCAAACGCAATCAACATGTGCTCCCCCGTGAAGATGGCTGGGCCGTCAGGGGAGCTGGAGCCCAACGCGATACGCAAGTCTTTGACCGCAAGCAAGACGCTGTGGATCGCGCCCGGGAGATCTCGCAGAATCAGAAGTCCGAGTTGGTAGTCCATGGCCAGAATGGCCGGATTCAATACAAGGACAGCCATGGCAACGACACTTTTCCGCCAAGGGGGTAAGCATGGCTCGGTGCACAGCTCCAGTCGAAGGACATCGCTCATCTAGCGCTGCAGCGGCCTGTCCCGCCTGCCGTGGCAGCTATGGTCGTCGATACGGTGGTTACAGTGGGTATGGCAGTGGCTACAGCTCGTCCTACGCCTCGGGCGGCGGCAACGGCAACAGCTACAGCAGTGGAGGGAGATCCAGCGGAGGCGGCGGCTCGCGGCCAGGCTGGTCTCGCGCCAGTTCCGTTGTCTCGTATACGCCAGCACAGGTGGTGTCTCTCACACCGGTGCGGGAAGCAATCGAAAGAGAAGCGGCGGCGAGGCCTGACCTTCGGGATTGCTTCCTCTGCCACGCCTGGGACGACCGACAGGGAGCCGCCAAACAACTGCATGATTTGCTCGAGGCAGCGGGTGTCAGAGTTTGGTTCAGCGAAAAGGATCTTGGCCTTGGTGTACCGATGATGCGTGCAATCGACAAGGGCCTAGCCGCCTCCAAAATAGGGCTCGTCCTTGTGACCCCTGCGCTGCTTGCCCGCCTACCGAAAGAGGGCGTCGCCGACAAGGAGCTTTCGACGCTCCTGCAAGGTAACCGGCTCGTTCCCATCGTGCACGGCACGACGTACACCGCGCTCCGCGATGTCAGCCCCATGCTGGCGTCGAGAAGCGGACTTGATACATCAGAAGACACTCTGGCGGTCGTTGCAACCAAGATTGCCGAGCTGGTTTCCATCTGGAGCTGACTGGCCAACCTGCCTCCGCCGCAGTTAAGGAGCTTTGGCGCCTTGATGGCAAGTGATCGGTAGCTGGCCAGATGTGGTCGTTCACACTCAAAAATTGATGGGCCGGAATCGCTGCAGAACTGACCTCAAGCACACCTTCTGACGGCTGTTTGTTCCGCAGGCCATTCGGTACAACCGACAGAATCTGTGACGCAATATTCCACCGAATCAGACGCAACAGCAAGCTTCGCGCAGCAGGAACTTAGCCTGCTATGACGACTGTCCCATCTAACGACACGACTGCTTGTAGTCTCTAAAGTCAGCAAAGACTACAAGCAACATCCCCGAACTACCGTAACCACACCTTGACGCGCGCCGACAGCGCCTCGGTGCTGATGCCGTAGCGGTCGTGCAATGTGGGCAAGGCCCCCGCATCGAGGTAGGCATCAGGCAGCCCCGCCAGGCGGAACCGTGCGGGCTGCACACCGTTTTGCAGCAGTGCGCTGGCAACGGCCTCGCCCAGGCCGCCGACCACCGAATGGTTCTCGGCCACCACCACGAGGCGCGGCTTGCGCTGCACCTCGGCCAGGATGGTCGCGGTGTCCAGGGGTTTGATGGTGGGGCAGTGCAGCACGCCCACGCCGATGTGGTCGGCCTGCAGCGCCTTGGCCACCTCCAGCGCGCGCATGGTCAGGAAGCCGCTGGAGATGATGAGCACCTCGTCGCCATCCACCAGGCGCTTGGCTTTGCCCAGTTCGAACTGGTAGTCGTATTCGTCCAGCACCAGCGGCACATTGCCGCGCAGCAGGCGCATGTAGACAGGGCCGTTGTGCGCCGCCATCTGCGGCACGGCCTGCTCGATATCGAGCGCGTCGCAGGGGTCGATGATCGTCAGGCCGGGGATGCCACGCATCATGGCAATGTCTTCGGTGGCCTGGTGGCTGGGGCCGTAGCCGGTGGTCAGGCCGGGCAGCGCGCAGCACATCTTCACGTTCAGGTTTTCTTCGGCAATCACCTGGTGGATGAAGTCGTACGCGCGGCGTGTGCCAAACACGGCATAGGTGGTGGCGAAGGGAATCAGCCCTTCCTTGGCCATGCCGCCTGCCGCGCCCATCAGCAGCTGCTCGGCCATGCCCATCTGGTAGAAGCGCTCCGGGTAGGCCTGCGCAAACAGGTGCAGATCGGTGTACTTGGCCAGGTCGGCAGTCATGCCCACGATCTCGGGGCGGGTGGCGGCCAGCTCGACCAGTGCTTTGCCAAACGGTGCAGCCTTGACGCGCTGCCCCTCGCCCGCGATGGAGGCGATCATGGCGGAGGTGGTCAGGCGCGGTTTTTTCTCGGCGACGGTGTTCATGCGGCGGCTCCTTCGGGGGCGGTCTGGTCGAGGATGGCGAGGGCCTGCTGCCACTCGGGCGGATCGACGCGGATGAAGTGGTTCTTGTCGCGCGCCTCCAGGAAGGGAACGCCCTTGCCCATGAGCGTGTTGAACAGAATCACGCGCGGCTTGGGCTCTGTCAGATTTCGCGCGGTGTCAAAGGCCGCCAGCACGGCAGCCAGGTCGTTGCCATCGATGCGCTGCACATGCCAGCCGAAGGCCAGCCATTTGTCGGCCAGCGGCTCGAAGCCCAGCACTTTGCTGCTGGGGCCGTCAGCTTGCTGGTTGTTGATGTCCACCAGGCAGATCAGGTTGTCCAGCCGGTGGTGCGCGGCCGACATGGCGGCCTCCCAGGTCGAGCCTTCGTCCAGCTCGCCGTCGCTCATGGAGTTGTAGACGAACGCGGGGTTCTTTTTCTGCTTCAGGCCCAGTGCCATGCCCACACCGATCACCAGGCCTTGGCCCAGCGAGCCACCCGAGATTTCCATGCCTGGCGTGTACGTGGCCATGCCGCTCATGGGCAGGCGGCTGTCGTCGCTGCCGTAGGTTTCGAGTTCGTCCTGCGGGATCACGCCCGCTTCGATCAGCGCCGCGTAGTGCGCGATGGCGTAGTGGCCGTGCGACAGCAGGAAGCGGTCGCGGCCCTCCCATTCAGGGTTCTGCGGCTGCAGGTGGAGGGCATGGCCGTAAGCCACGGCCAGCACGTCGGCCCAGCCCAGGGCCTGGCCGATGTAGCCCTGGCCCTGAACCTCACCCATGCGAACGGCGTAGCGGCGGATGCGATGGGCGCACCGGGCCAGCGCCTGCAGTTTGTCTGCGGCGGAAGTCATGGAGTTCTCCTGTGTGAAAGCGGGGGAAGAAAAGCGTTTAGCGAAGGATCGAGGCGGGCACGTAAGACACCAGCGCCAGCACCAGGAAGGCCACGAAGTAAAACGGCCCCAGCTCGCGCACCGTCTGGCCCACCTTGACCTTGGCCAGTGCACTGGTGATGAACAGCGTGGTGCCCACCGGCGGGGTGTAGAGGCCCACAGCCAGGTTGACCACCATCATGATTCCCAGCTGCACGGGGTCCATGCCAATGCTCTGGGCCAGCGGCAGGAACACCGGGGTCAGCAGCAGCACAGCGGCTGGCAGGTCGATGAACATGCCGATGAACAGCATCAGCAGGTTCATGATCAGGATCACGATCCAGCCCTGGCTCACGTTCTGCTGGATCCAGTGGGCCACGCCCGTGGGCATCTGGTCGTAGGTGAGCAGCCAGCCGATGGCGGCGGACGCCATGATCACCAGCAGCACCACACCGGTGGCGAGGCCAGCGGACACCACGGCGTCGTTCAGGCGCTTGAACGAGAGGTCGCGGTACACCACCACCGACACTGCGGCGGCGTACAGCGTGGACAGCACGGCCACCTCGGTCGGCGTGGCAATGCCAAAGCGCAGGAACAACACAATAAGCACTGGCAGCAGCAGTGCGGGTGACGAGTACAGCAGGTGCACGCGGAATACGCTCCAGTCGATGGGCGTGAGATCCCGGGGGAAGTTGCGGCGCTTGCCGACCCACCAGCACATGAACATGAAGCCACCGCACATCAGCATGCCGGGCAGGATGCCCGCGATAAACAGTGCCGCAATGGAGGCATTGGCCGTCAGCGCGAACAGGATCATCGGGATCGAGGGTGGGATCAGAATGTCA from Acidovorax sp. A79 includes the following:
- a CDS encoding transketolase family protein — translated: MNTVAEKKPRLTTSAMIASIAGEGQRVKAAPFGKALVELAATRPEIVGMTADLAKYTDLHLFAQAYPERFYQMGMAEQLLMGAAGGMAKEGLIPFATTYAVFGTRRAYDFIHQVIAEENLNVKMCCALPGLTTGYGPSHQATEDIAMMRGIPGLTIIDPCDALDIEQAVPQMAAHNGPVYMRLLRGNVPLVLDEYDYQFELGKAKRLVDGDEVLIISSGFLTMRALEVAKALQADHIGVGVLHCPTIKPLDTATILAEVQRKPRLVVVAENHSVVGGLGEAVASALLQNGVQPARFRLAGLPDAYLDAGALPTLHDRYGISTEALSARVKVWLR
- a CDS encoding toll/interleukin-1 receptor domain-containing protein; protein product: MSLTPVREAIEREAAARPDLRDCFLCHAWDDRQGAAKQLHDLLEAAGVRVWFSEKDLGLGVPMMRAIDKGLAASKIGLVLVTPALLARLPKEGVADKELSTLLQGNRLVPIVHGTTYTALRDVSPMLASRSGLDTSEDTLAVVATKIAELVSIWS
- a CDS encoding TRAP transporter large permease, with amino-acid sequence MSALILLVFLGAAVLAMPIAHALLVAAMAAAATSDRVPLDLLVQQMVAQVQSFPLIAIPFFMLTGSLMMGGRLGAALVGVLSTLIGRFHGGPAQVGVLSSTLFGGVSGSAVADASAIGSLLIPWHKRLGYPPAFSAATLAAAATIDILIPPSIPMILFALTANASIAALFIAGILPGMLMCGGFMFMCWWVGKRRNFPRDLTPIDWSVFRVHLLYSSPALLLPVLIVLFLRFGIATPTEVAVLSTLYAAAVSVVVYRDLSFKRLNDAVVSAGLATGVVLLVIMASAAIGWLLTYDQMPTGVAHWIQQNVSQGWIVILIMNLLMLFIGMFIDLPAAVLLLTPVFLPLAQSIGMDPVQLGIMMVVNLAVGLYTPPVGTTLFITSALAKVKVGQTVRELGPFYFVAFLVLALVSYVPASILR
- a CDS encoding transketolase, which encodes MTSAADKLQALARCAHRIRRYAVRMGEVQGQGYIGQALGWADVLAVAYGHALHLQPQNPEWEGRDRFLLSHGHYAIAHYAALIEAGVIPQDELETYGSDDSRLPMSGMATYTPGMEISGGSLGQGLVIGVGMALGLKQKKNPAFVYNSMSDGELDEGSTWEAAMSAAHHRLDNLICLVDINNQQADGPSSKVLGFEPLADKWLAFGWHVQRIDGNDLAAVLAAFDTARNLTEPKPRVILFNTLMGKGVPFLEARDKNHFIRVDPPEWQQALAILDQTAPEGAAA
- a CDS encoding DUF2188 domain-containing protein, coding for MSKRNQHVLPREDGWAVRGAGAQRDTQVFDRKQDAVDRAREISQNQKSELVVHGQNGRIQYKDSHGNDTFPPRG